One segment of Lachancea thermotolerans CBS 6340 chromosome E complete sequence DNA contains the following:
- the NNF1 gene encoding MIND complex subunit NNF1 (similar to uniprot|P47149 Saccharomyces cerevisiae YJR112W NNF1 Essential component of the MIND kinetochore complex (Mtw1p Including Nnf1p-Nsl1p-Dsn1p) which joins kinetochore subunits contacting DNA to those contacting microtubules required for accurate chromosome segregation), translated as MSEHVRIRYLRLNQVCKKALQQSVNKVHNWDKIVSCFPQYATVDEGATNLANCQRQVVEFWMELSKREFEEIFKERDIENKLNELDDLISRAKTIQRSMCDEGSTRECIDELSPEQLISGNMHDTRVNLMNQLDERLDKMTNLNIQLEEQLQQLQAELELETGDIHELYDRHLGEDSSLQDEALQQGLKNMLLDMRKEEPFD; from the coding sequence ATGTCAGAGCACGTCAGGATACGTTACTTGAGGCTCAATCAGGTCTGCAAGAAGGCGCTCCAACAATCTGTCAACAAAGTTCACAACTGGGACAAAATAGTATCTTGTTTTCCACAGTATGCCACGGTAGACGAGGGGGCAACGAACCTGGCGAACTGCCAGCGCCAAGTGGTAGAATTTTGGATGGAACTGTCTAAGCGAGAGTTTGAGGAAAtattcaaagaaagagatattgaaaacaagctaAATGAACTCGATGACCTTATTTCGCGGGCGAAAACAATACAGAGGTCGATGTGCGATGAGGGCAGTACGAGAGAGTGCATTGATGAGCTCTCACCAGAACAGCTCATCAGCGGCAACATGCACGATACCCGCGTAAACTTGATGAACCAGCTAGATGAGAGGCTGGACAAAATGACCAATTTAAACATACAGCTCGAGGAGCAgttgcagcagctccaaGCTGAACTTGAGCTAGAAACCGGCGATATTCATGAACTGTACGACAGGCATCTCGGCGAAGATAGCAGCCTACAGGACGAGGCACTACAGcaaggcttgaaaaacatgCTGCTCGACATGCGAAAGGAAGAGCCTTTCGACTAA